From the genome of Grus americana isolate bGruAme1 chromosome 9, bGruAme1.mat, whole genome shotgun sequence, one region includes:
- the PPP1R7 gene encoding protein phosphatase 1 regulatory subunit 7 isoform X2, whose protein sequence is MAAESGEGPQEMMEVDKRIESEESGDEEGKKQAVRLVTDLSQQSLRDEQNGENSAEEAETPVDMETISLDPEAEDVDLNHFRIGKIEGFEVLKKVKTLCLRQNLIKCIENLEQLQTLRELDLYDNQIRKIENLESLVELEILDISFNVLRHIEGLDRLTQLKKLFLVNNKISKIENLSNLQMLQMLELGSNRIRAIENIDALANLDSLFLGKNKITKLQNLDALTNLTVLSIQNNRLTKIEGLQSLVNLRELYLSHNGIEVIEGLENNNKLTMLDIASNRIKKIENISHLTELQEFWMNDNLIESWSDLDELKGAKNLETVYLERNPLQKDPQYRRKIMLALPTVRQIDATFVRF, encoded by the exons ATGGCGGCGGAGAGCGGAGAGGGACCGCAGGAGATGATGGAGG TTGATAAGCGGATTGAATCAGAGGAGTCGGGAgatgaagaagggaagaagcaaGCAGTTCGCTTAGTAACAGACCTCAGTCAGCAGAGCCTGAGAGACGAGCAGAATGGCGAGAACTCCGCAG AAGAAGCAGAGACACCAGTGGACATGGAGACAATTAGCCTGGACCCAGAAGCTGAG gacGTTGACTTGAATCATTTCCGAATTGGGAAGATCGAAGGATTTGAGGTGCTCAAGAAAGTGAAG ACTCTCTGTCTCCGTCAGAACTTGATTAAGTGCATTGAGAACCTGGAGCAATTGCAGACCTTGCGGGAACTGGATCTCTATGACAATCAAATCCGGAAGATCGAGAATTTGGAGTCTCTGGTGGAACTTGA GATCCTGGACATCTCCTTTAATGTTCTGCGACACATTGAAGGACTAGATCGGCTTACCCAACTTAAAAAACTCTTCCTTGTCAACaacaaaatcagcaaaattGAGAATTTGAGCAACTTGCAGATGCTACAGATGTTAGAGTTGGGATCCAATCGAATTCGG GCAATTGAAAACATCGACGCCTTGGCTAATCTTGACAGTCTGTTCCttggaaagaataaaatcacCAAGCTCCAGAACTTGGATGCGCTGACAAACTTGACTGTGCTCAGTATACAG AATAACCGTCTGACCAAGATTGAGGGGCTGCAGAGCTTGGTGAATTTGCGTGAGTTGTACCTCAGCCACAATGGCATCGAAGTCATCGAGGGACTGGAGAACAAT AACAAACTCACAATGCTGGACATTGCATCCAACAGAATCAAGAAGATTGAAAATATCAGTCACCTAACAGAGCTGCAGGAATTCTGG ATGAACGATAATCTCATCGAGAGCTGGAGTGACCTGGATGAGCTGAAAGGAGCGAAGAACTTGGAAACCGTGTATCTGGAGCGAAACCCCTTGCAGAAGGATCCCCAGTACCGGCGCAAAATCATGCTGGCCCTCCCGACTGTCCGGCAGATTGATGCCACATTTGTTCGATTCTGA
- the ANO7 gene encoding anoctamin-7 isoform X2, producing MGACRRDLPPPTGPGGRSFWTSFMLLGSTWKRFLGSNEQDTFFSTTQRHQIVYEILATTQYGHSREREVGVDRLLSENVFTAAFPLHEARPHRAPRDHPAASPARPAGPAPTPCLSPQGPYKPRPEELAAGGLSQRQVLFRYWASWSKWSKYQPLDHVRTYFGEKVAFYFAWLGFYTGWLLPAAVVGTVVFVTGIFLMFSDVPSQEICASKEQYWMCPLCKTCPYWQLSKMCSTFMAGRLFDHGGTIFFSIFMSLWAVLFLEFWKRTNASLAHHWECFEFEDIEERPRPQFTAMAPMTTINPVTGAEEPYFPKSSRLHRILAGSIIIIMMIAMVVMFVVSVILYRAVVAILLSSSGYFWFVASASRIASFTGSVVNLIIILILSKIYTSLAHFLTKWEMHRTQTKYEDAFTFKVFVFQFVTFYSSPVYIAFFKGKFVGYPGNYLSFLGVCNEECSPGGCFIELAQELLVIMVGKQIINNVQEVAIPKLKCWWHKHKLLSTKKEDEEGKSVPVEQAPWVMDHQLLVFEGLFDEYLEMVLQFGFITIFVAACPLAPLFALLNNWVEIRLDAHKFICDYRRPVAERAQGIGIWFSILEAITHLAVISNAFLIAFTSDFLPRMYYEYVHDSSLRGYVNFTLAYAPWDFVLQSNITCRYRAFRDRDGNLTLTYWQLLAIRLGFIIVFEHVVFFIGRVIAWLVPDIPESVEVKVKRERYLAKEALAENKVLLERRETRSKASVTDPAAGRDWETEQFSSS from the exons ATGGGGGCTTGCAGGAGAGATCTGCCACCACCCACAGGACCTGGCGGAAGAAGTTTCTGGACAAGCTTCATGCTGCTGGGATCCACATGGAAAAG GTTCCTGGGGAGCAACGAGCAGGACACCTTCTTCTCCACCACCCAGAGGCACCAAATT GTCTATGAGATCCTCGCCACGACACAGTACGGCCACTCCAGGGAGCGGGAGGTGGGGGTGGACCGGCTGCTGAGTGAGAACGTCTTCACCGCCGCCTTCCCGCTGCATGAGGCAAGACCCCACCGTGCCCCCAGGGAccaccctgctgccagccccgcaCGCCCAGCTGGCCCTGCGCCCaccccctgcctctccccacagGGTCCCTACAAGCCCCGGCCGGAGGAGCTGGCTGCTGGTGGCCTCAGCCAGCGCCAAGTCCTCTTTCGGTACTGGGCCAGCTGGAGCAAGTGGAGCAAGTACCAGCCACTGGATCACGTCCGCACGTACTTTGGGGAGAAGGTTGCTTTCTATTTTGCCTGGCTGG GTTTCTACACAGGGTGGCTCTTGCCTGCTGCAGTGGTGGGGACGGTGGTGTTCGTCACAGGcattttcctgatgttcagtGACGTACCTTC GCAGGAGATCTGCGCAAGCAAAGAGCAGTACTGGATGTGTCCCCTCTGCAAGACCTGTCCCTACTGGCAGCTCTCTAAAATGTGCAGCACATTCATG GCAGGACGGCTCTTTGACCATGGCGGGACCATCTTCTTCAGCATCTTCATGTCCCTCTGGGCAGTGCTGTTCCTGGAGTTCTGGAAGCGAACCAATGCATCCCTGGCTCACCACTGGGAGTGCTTTGAGTTCGAGGACATCGAG GAGCGGCCACGGCCCCAGTTCACGGCTATGGCTCCCATGACAACAATAAATCCTGTAACGGGTGCGGAGGAGCCATATTTCCCCAAGAGCAGCCGCCTCCACCGGATTTTGGCTGGTTCGATAATCATTATAATGATG ATTGCCATGGTGGTGATGTTTGTGGTCTCTGTTATTCTCTACCGGGCCGTGGTTGCCATCCTCCTCTCCAGCTCAGGGTACTTCTGGTTTGTGGCTTCG GCATCCCGCATTGCTAGCTTCACTGGCTCAGTGGTGAACCTCATCATCATCCTCATCCTCTCCAAGATCTATACTTCCCTGGCTCATTTCCTCACCAAGTGGG AGATGCACCGCACCCAGACCAAGTATGAGGATGCCTTCACCTTCAAAGTGTTCGTCTTCCAGTTTGTCACCTTCTACTCCTCTCCCGTTTACATCGCCTTCTTCAAGGGCAA GTTTGTTGGCTATCCTGGGAACTACCTGAGCTTTCTGGGGGTCTGCAACGAGGAG TGCAGCCCGGGTGGGTGCTTCATTGAGCTGGCGCAGGAGCTGCTGGTCATCATGGTGGGGAAGCAGATCATCAACAATGTGCAGGAGGTGGCCATCCC GAAGCTGAAGTGCTGGTGGCACAAGCACAAGCTTCTCTCCACCAagaaggaggatgaggaggggaagtCAGTCCCAGTGGAGCAGGCACCCTGGGTGATGGACCACCAGCTGCTGGTGTTCGAGGGGCTGTTTGACGAGTACCTGGAGATGG ttCTGCAGTTTGGCTTCATCACCATCTTTGTGGCGGCCTGTCCCCTGGCACCCCTCTTCGCTCTGCTCAACAACTGGGTGGAGATCCGCCTGGATGCCCACAAGTTCATCTGTGACTACCGGCGGCCCGTGGCCGAGCGGGCGCAGGGCATCGGCATCTGGTTCTCCATCCTGGAGGCCATCACTCACCTGGCTGTCATCAGCAAC gccttCCTCATTGCCTTCACCTCCGATTTCCTGCCCCGTATGTACTATGAGTACGTCCACGACAGCAGCCTGCGCGGCTACGTGAACTTCACCTTGGCATACGCACCGTGGGACTTTGTCCTGCAGAGCAACATCACGTGCAG ATACAGAGCGTTTCGGGACCGGGATGGCAACTTGACCTTGACTTACTGGCAGCTGCTGGCCATACGCTTGGGCTTCATCATCGTGTTCGAG CACGTGGTTTTCTTCATCGGCCGTGTGATTGCATGGCTGGTACCCGACATTCCTGAGTCCGTGGAGGTCAAGGTGAAGCGTGAACGGTACCTGGCCAAGGAGGCCCTGGCTGAGAACAAg GTCCTTTTGGAGAGACGGGAGACAAGAAGCAAGGCCAGCGTCACAGATCCGGccgcaggcaggg
- the PPP1R7 gene encoding protein phosphatase 1 regulatory subunit 7 isoform X1, protein MGGKSASKIKVETRVDKRIESEESGDEEGKKQAVRLVTDLSQQSLRDEQNGENSAEEAETPVDMETISLDPEAEDVDLNHFRIGKIEGFEVLKKVKTLCLRQNLIKCIENLEQLQTLRELDLYDNQIRKIENLESLVELEILDISFNVLRHIEGLDRLTQLKKLFLVNNKISKIENLSNLQMLQMLELGSNRIRAIENIDALANLDSLFLGKNKITKLQNLDALTNLTVLSIQNNRLTKIEGLQSLVNLRELYLSHNGIEVIEGLENNNKLTMLDIASNRIKKIENISHLTELQEFWMNDNLIESWSDLDELKGAKNLETVYLERNPLQKDPQYRRKIMLALPTVRQIDATFVRF, encoded by the exons ATGGGAGGAAAAAGTGCATCCAAAATCAAAGTAGAAACAAGGG TTGATAAGCGGATTGAATCAGAGGAGTCGGGAgatgaagaagggaagaagcaaGCAGTTCGCTTAGTAACAGACCTCAGTCAGCAGAGCCTGAGAGACGAGCAGAATGGCGAGAACTCCGCAG AAGAAGCAGAGACACCAGTGGACATGGAGACAATTAGCCTGGACCCAGAAGCTGAG gacGTTGACTTGAATCATTTCCGAATTGGGAAGATCGAAGGATTTGAGGTGCTCAAGAAAGTGAAG ACTCTCTGTCTCCGTCAGAACTTGATTAAGTGCATTGAGAACCTGGAGCAATTGCAGACCTTGCGGGAACTGGATCTCTATGACAATCAAATCCGGAAGATCGAGAATTTGGAGTCTCTGGTGGAACTTGA GATCCTGGACATCTCCTTTAATGTTCTGCGACACATTGAAGGACTAGATCGGCTTACCCAACTTAAAAAACTCTTCCTTGTCAACaacaaaatcagcaaaattGAGAATTTGAGCAACTTGCAGATGCTACAGATGTTAGAGTTGGGATCCAATCGAATTCGG GCAATTGAAAACATCGACGCCTTGGCTAATCTTGACAGTCTGTTCCttggaaagaataaaatcacCAAGCTCCAGAACTTGGATGCGCTGACAAACTTGACTGTGCTCAGTATACAG AATAACCGTCTGACCAAGATTGAGGGGCTGCAGAGCTTGGTGAATTTGCGTGAGTTGTACCTCAGCCACAATGGCATCGAAGTCATCGAGGGACTGGAGAACAAT AACAAACTCACAATGCTGGACATTGCATCCAACAGAATCAAGAAGATTGAAAATATCAGTCACCTAACAGAGCTGCAGGAATTCTGG ATGAACGATAATCTCATCGAGAGCTGGAGTGACCTGGATGAGCTGAAAGGAGCGAAGAACTTGGAAACCGTGTATCTGGAGCGAAACCCCTTGCAGAAGGATCCCCAGTACCGGCGCAAAATCATGCTGGCCCTCCCGACTGTCCGGCAGATTGATGCCACATTTGTTCGATTCTGA
- the ANO7 gene encoding anoctamin-7 isoform X1: MQRRRTTDDPHCGLVSQDSRGAHYGSLSEEAIAMPQPSDTALGQKSTANVFSNGCTRIDFVLVWETIPRELSGQQDSRENGGLQERSATTHRTWRKKFLDKLHAAGIHMEKHITRVEKKMVHYLLLSVPWSVQCYYAEELQLRVPLQALPRQTSNWSASVLRRLGIPNLMAQEVPNLPLDYYTCPFKANKLCWFLGSNEQDTFFSTTQRHQIVYEILATTQYGHSREREVGVDRLLSENVFTAAFPLHEARPHRAPRDHPAASPARPAGPAPTPCLSPQGPYKPRPEELAAGGLSQRQVLFRYWASWSKWSKYQPLDHVRTYFGEKVAFYFAWLGFYTGWLLPAAVVGTVVFVTGIFLMFSDVPSQEICASKEQYWMCPLCKTCPYWQLSKMCSTFMAGRLFDHGGTIFFSIFMSLWAVLFLEFWKRTNASLAHHWECFEFEDIEERPRPQFTAMAPMTTINPVTGAEEPYFPKSSRLHRILAGSIIIIMMIAMVVMFVVSVILYRAVVAILLSSSGYFWFVASASRIASFTGSVVNLIIILILSKIYTSLAHFLTKWEMHRTQTKYEDAFTFKVFVFQFVTFYSSPVYIAFFKGKFVGYPGNYLSFLGVCNEECSPGGCFIELAQELLVIMVGKQIINNVQEVAIPKLKCWWHKHKLLSTKKEDEEGKSVPVEQAPWVMDHQLLVFEGLFDEYLEMVLQFGFITIFVAACPLAPLFALLNNWVEIRLDAHKFICDYRRPVAERAQGIGIWFSILEAITHLAVISNAFLIAFTSDFLPRMYYEYVHDSSLRGYVNFTLAYAPWDFVLQSNITCRYRAFRDRDGNLTLTYWQLLAIRLGFIIVFEHVVFFIGRVIAWLVPDIPESVEVKVKRERYLAKEALAENKVLLERRETRSKASVTDPAAGRDWETEQFSSS; encoded by the exons ATGCAGCGGAGGAGGACCACGGATGACCCCCACTGCGGCCTGGTCAGTCAGGACAGCAGAGGCGCTCACTACGGCAGCTTGAGCGAGGAGGCCATTGCCATGCCCCAG CCCAGCGACACAGCCTTGGGCCAGAAGAGCACAGCTAATGTCTTCAGCAACGGCTGTACGAGGATAG ACTTTGTCCTGGTGTGGGAGACCATCCCCAGGGAGCTGAGTGGGCAGCAGGACAGCCGTGAGAATGGGGGCTTGCAGGAGAGATCTGCCACCACCCACAGGACCTGGCGGAAGAAGTTTCTGGACAAGCTTCATGCTGCTGGGATCCACATGGAAAAG CACATAACCCGTGTGGAGAAGAAGATGGTGCATTACCTGCTGCTGAGCGTGCCCTGGAGCGTGCAATGCTACTATGCCGAGGAGCTCCAGCTCCGCGTGCCGCTGCAG GCGCTGCCCAGACAGACCTCCAACTGGTCGGCCAGCGTGCTGCGGCGGCTCGGCATCCCCAACCTGATGGCCCAGGAGGTTCCCAACCTGCCGCTGGACTACTACACCTGCCCCTTCAAGGCCAACAAGCTGTGCTG GTTCCTGGGGAGCAACGAGCAGGACACCTTCTTCTCCACCACCCAGAGGCACCAAATT GTCTATGAGATCCTCGCCACGACACAGTACGGCCACTCCAGGGAGCGGGAGGTGGGGGTGGACCGGCTGCTGAGTGAGAACGTCTTCACCGCCGCCTTCCCGCTGCATGAGGCAAGACCCCACCGTGCCCCCAGGGAccaccctgctgccagccccgcaCGCCCAGCTGGCCCTGCGCCCaccccctgcctctccccacagGGTCCCTACAAGCCCCGGCCGGAGGAGCTGGCTGCTGGTGGCCTCAGCCAGCGCCAAGTCCTCTTTCGGTACTGGGCCAGCTGGAGCAAGTGGAGCAAGTACCAGCCACTGGATCACGTCCGCACGTACTTTGGGGAGAAGGTTGCTTTCTATTTTGCCTGGCTGG GTTTCTACACAGGGTGGCTCTTGCCTGCTGCAGTGGTGGGGACGGTGGTGTTCGTCACAGGcattttcctgatgttcagtGACGTACCTTC GCAGGAGATCTGCGCAAGCAAAGAGCAGTACTGGATGTGTCCCCTCTGCAAGACCTGTCCCTACTGGCAGCTCTCTAAAATGTGCAGCACATTCATG GCAGGACGGCTCTTTGACCATGGCGGGACCATCTTCTTCAGCATCTTCATGTCCCTCTGGGCAGTGCTGTTCCTGGAGTTCTGGAAGCGAACCAATGCATCCCTGGCTCACCACTGGGAGTGCTTTGAGTTCGAGGACATCGAG GAGCGGCCACGGCCCCAGTTCACGGCTATGGCTCCCATGACAACAATAAATCCTGTAACGGGTGCGGAGGAGCCATATTTCCCCAAGAGCAGCCGCCTCCACCGGATTTTGGCTGGTTCGATAATCATTATAATGATG ATTGCCATGGTGGTGATGTTTGTGGTCTCTGTTATTCTCTACCGGGCCGTGGTTGCCATCCTCCTCTCCAGCTCAGGGTACTTCTGGTTTGTGGCTTCG GCATCCCGCATTGCTAGCTTCACTGGCTCAGTGGTGAACCTCATCATCATCCTCATCCTCTCCAAGATCTATACTTCCCTGGCTCATTTCCTCACCAAGTGGG AGATGCACCGCACCCAGACCAAGTATGAGGATGCCTTCACCTTCAAAGTGTTCGTCTTCCAGTTTGTCACCTTCTACTCCTCTCCCGTTTACATCGCCTTCTTCAAGGGCAA GTTTGTTGGCTATCCTGGGAACTACCTGAGCTTTCTGGGGGTCTGCAACGAGGAG TGCAGCCCGGGTGGGTGCTTCATTGAGCTGGCGCAGGAGCTGCTGGTCATCATGGTGGGGAAGCAGATCATCAACAATGTGCAGGAGGTGGCCATCCC GAAGCTGAAGTGCTGGTGGCACAAGCACAAGCTTCTCTCCACCAagaaggaggatgaggaggggaagtCAGTCCCAGTGGAGCAGGCACCCTGGGTGATGGACCACCAGCTGCTGGTGTTCGAGGGGCTGTTTGACGAGTACCTGGAGATGG ttCTGCAGTTTGGCTTCATCACCATCTTTGTGGCGGCCTGTCCCCTGGCACCCCTCTTCGCTCTGCTCAACAACTGGGTGGAGATCCGCCTGGATGCCCACAAGTTCATCTGTGACTACCGGCGGCCCGTGGCCGAGCGGGCGCAGGGCATCGGCATCTGGTTCTCCATCCTGGAGGCCATCACTCACCTGGCTGTCATCAGCAAC gccttCCTCATTGCCTTCACCTCCGATTTCCTGCCCCGTATGTACTATGAGTACGTCCACGACAGCAGCCTGCGCGGCTACGTGAACTTCACCTTGGCATACGCACCGTGGGACTTTGTCCTGCAGAGCAACATCACGTGCAG ATACAGAGCGTTTCGGGACCGGGATGGCAACTTGACCTTGACTTACTGGCAGCTGCTGGCCATACGCTTGGGCTTCATCATCGTGTTCGAG CACGTGGTTTTCTTCATCGGCCGTGTGATTGCATGGCTGGTACCCGACATTCCTGAGTCCGTGGAGGTCAAGGTGAAGCGTGAACGGTACCTGGCCAAGGAGGCCCTGGCTGAGAACAAg GTCCTTTTGGAGAGACGGGAGACAAGAAGCAAGGCCAGCGTCACAGATCCGGccgcaggcaggg